The window CTGTTCTTCGTCTTCCCGGCGTGGCGCTTTCTGGTCAGTTACCGGACGGAGTTTTTGGGAACTTGACTCACCTTCGCACTCTCAGTCTTCGGCTCAACGCCCTGTCCGGTCAGCTCCCATCAGATCTCTCTGCTTGCGTTAATCTCCGCAACCTCTATCTACAAGGTAATGAGTTCTCGGGCCTTGTCCCTGATTTCTTGTTCCAGCTCCCTGATCTTGTTCGCCTTAATTTAGCCTCCAATAACTTCTCCGGCGAGATCTCATTGAGCTTCAACAATTTGACTCGTCTTAAGACATTGTTCCTTGAAAACAATCGCTTATCTGGGTCTATCCCGGACTTGAAGATCCCACTAGATCAGTTCAATGTTTCTAACAATCAATTAAATGGGTCGGTTCCAAAGGGTTTGCAATCgttttcttcaaattccttcTTGGGTAATTCTCTCTGTGGGCATCCTCTTGCGGCTTGCCCTGGGGAGAATGGGGATAATATCGATactaaacacaagaaaaagCTCTCAGGAGGAGCCATTGCTGGGATTATCATTGGATCTGTTCTGGGTTTTGTATTGATACTTGTAATCTTAATGCTTTTGTGTCGAAAGAAGAGTGCTAAGGAAACAAGTGCAGTGGATGTTGCCACGGTGAAGCATCCTGAAGTGGAAATTCAGGGCGGTAAGCCACCAGGGGAGGTTGAAAATGGCGGCTACAGTAATGGTTATACTGTGCCAGCCACCGCTGCTGGTGGTGGTGCTGCTGCAACAGTGGCGGCGGGGACTGCAAAGAGGGAAGTGAATGGTAATGGAATTGGCTCCAAAAAACTGGTGTTTTTTGGTAATGCTGCAAGGGTGTTTGATTTGGAGGATCTTTTGAGAGCTTCAGCGGAAGTGTTGGGAAAAGGAAGCTTTGGGACAGCTTACAAAGCTGTTCTTGAAGTGGGTTCTGTGGTGGCTGTGAAGAGATTGAAGGATGTTACCATAACAGAGAGGGAATTCAGGGACAAGATTGAAGCTGTCGGATCAATGGATCATGAATGTTTGGTCCCTCTCAGAGCTTACTATTTCAGTATGGATGAGAAGCTTCTTGTCTATGATTACATGGCCATGGGAAGCTTGTCTGCTCTTCTACACGGTAAGCTCGATCGCTCGTTTTTCGATTGCTTCATTATAATTTGTTCGGTTTTATAGATATCCTTGCTGATTACAGGGAACAAAGGAGCTGGTAGGACACCATTGAACTGGGAAATCAGGTCAGGAATCGCTCTTGGCGCTGCTCGTGGCATCGAATATCTTCATTCTCAAGGTCCTAATGTTTCCCATGGAAACATAAAGTCATCGAATATTCTTCTAACGAAATCGTACGAAGCTCGAGTCTCTGATTTCGGTTTAGCCCATCTTGTTGGACAACCTTCCACCCCCAACCGAGTTGCTGGATATCGTGCACCGGAGGTGACTGATCCTCGTAAAGTTTCGCAGAAGGCTGATGTCTATAGCTTTGGTGTATTGCTATTAGAGCTTTTGACAGGGAAGGCTCCTACCTACTCCGTTTTAAACGAGGAAGGAGTCGATTTACCAAGATGGGTGCAGTCAGTTGTTAGGGAGGAGTGGACATCCGAAGTTTTCGACCTCGAGCTTCTTAGGTACCAAAATGTCGAGGAGGAGATGGTTCAACTATTGCAACTTGCAGTCGATTGCGCTGCTCAATATCCTGATAAGCGTCCTGCAATGTCGGAAGTCACAAAGCGTATACAAGAGCTTCGTCAATCCAGCATTCACGACGTTGCGAATCTACAACCCGATTCGGCTCATGATCCAGACGAGATGGGTTCTAGGTGAGTTTGCTTGTTGTTATTGTACTAATTTGTTGATTCAATAGTTGTATTTGTTTGTTGTTGGGGTGGGTGATGTAATTAGTTACTGCCTTTGCCTTTACTTTGGGGGTTTGATTGATCTGTTCAAACTTGAGATGTTGTTGTTTTAGTTTCTATAATGATGAGCTTTGTTGTGATGTTGATTCACAAGAGACCTTTAAAACCAAAGCTAAAAAGACACCCAATTTAGAGATATGTCAATTCTTTGTATTGAGTACTCATTTGTGTGCAGTTGGTTGAAATAAATACATTCACTACTCATTGGGATAGCTTTTTTCATGCATCATTGTTGTCTAATTGGCTAAGATTTGTCTGTTGGGGTTGTGTCGTTATTGATTAACGACAAATAATGTCTCTACCGTGGgttgatgtgagatcccatatcggttggagaggagaacgaaacattctttataagggtgtgaaaaccactccctagtagacgcgttttaaaaactttgtaGGGAggtctgaaagggaaagtgcAACGAGGCTATGTTAGTCGTGGGCTTGGGAtgttagaaatggtattagagtcagacactgggccatgtgttagcgaggaggctgagccctgaagggggtggacatgaggcggtgtgtcagcgaggacgttgggtccgaagggggtggattgtgagatcccacatcagttggggaggtataaggatgtggaaacctctccctagaagtcGTCTcgctagtagtggacttgagttgttacctAATTATTAGTACACATAGCTAAATTATTGATTCGTGggttttttagtttgtttgagctaaattaagtttatttagGCTCAgcccatttatttttaattgggCGCAGCCCATTTAGTTTAATTTGGGCTCAtcccatttattttaatttgggcTCAgcccatttatttttaattgggCCCAGCCCATTAGTTTAATTGGATGCAGCCCATTTAGTTTAATTTGGGCTCatcccatttatttttaatttcggCTCGgcccatttattttaatttgggcTCGgcccatttattttaatttgggcTCAGCCCCTTTGTTCTTATTTGGGCTCGgctcatttattttaatttgggcTCAGCCCATGTACataaactttatatatatatatatatattttttttttttcgtgacattttctataataatttgtaaattCAACCGTGAAAATATTCTTAGTTGGtattcctaaaaaaaaaatatatattagttgatggtttgttttaaattcaatCAGCACgataaatcattaaataacattaattttctttaaaaaaattacattaattcaggatttaatattttctttgtcctcgaccataaaatatatcaattttttttttgtaaaaaagaaaaaaattaacaattttaatattcaaagtCTAACTTT is drawn from Cucurbita pepo subsp. pepo cultivar mu-cu-16 chromosome LG09, ASM280686v2, whole genome shotgun sequence and contains these coding sequences:
- the LOC111801888 gene encoding probable inactive receptor kinase RLK902, which encodes MRTQMGNRLISLLLFSFLLLLPTVKPDLASDRTALLALRSAVGGRILLLWNVTDQNTCSWPGIHCEENRVTVLRLPGVALSGQLPDGVFGNLTHLRTLSLRLNALSGQLPSDLSACVNLRNLYLQGNEFSGLVPDFLFQLPDLVRLNLASNNFSGEISLSFNNLTRLKTLFLENNRLSGSIPDLKIPLDQFNVSNNQLNGSVPKGLQSFSSNSFLGNSLCGHPLAACPGENGDNIDTKHKKKLSGGAIAGIIIGSVLGFVLILVILMLLCRKKSAKETSAVDVATVKHPEVEIQGGKPPGEVENGGYSNGYTVPATAAGGGAAATVAAGTAKREVNGNGIGSKKLVFFGNAARVFDLEDLLRASAEVLGKGSFGTAYKAVLEVGSVVAVKRLKDVTITEREFRDKIEAVGSMDHECLVPLRAYYFSMDEKLLVYDYMAMGSLSALLHGNKGAGRTPLNWEIRSGIALGAARGIEYLHSQGPNVSHGNIKSSNILLTKSYEARVSDFGLAHLVGQPSTPNRVAGYRAPEVTDPRKVSQKADVYSFGVLLLELLTGKAPTYSVLNEEGVDLPRWVQSVVREEWTSEVFDLELLRYQNVEEEMVQLLQLAVDCAAQYPDKRPAMSEVTKRIQELRQSSIHDVANLQPDSAHDPDEMGSR